The following are encoded together in the Bradyrhizobium sp. CCGUVB1N3 genome:
- a CDS encoding SOS response-associated peptidase, translating into MCGRFVITSAPAALRQLFGYLDQPNFPPRYNVAPTQPIPVVLVDKGARHFQLMRWGLLPTWVKDPRGFTLLINARSETVLEKPAFKNAIRRRRGLIPADGYYEWKAVDGRKQPYFIHRADGQPLGFAAVFETWVGPNGEELDTVAIVTAAASEDLAALHDRVPVTISPKDFERWLDCRGDEVDAILSLMTAPRIGEFAWHPVSTRVNRVANDDSQLLLPISAEEMEAEAPKKKVARKAVGASSDDG; encoded by the coding sequence ATGTGCGGACGCTTCGTCATAACCTCGGCCCCGGCGGCTTTGCGGCAACTCTTTGGCTATCTCGATCAGCCGAATTTCCCGCCACGGTACAACGTCGCCCCGACACAACCAATTCCGGTGGTGCTGGTCGACAAGGGCGCGCGGCATTTCCAGCTCATGCGCTGGGGGCTGCTGCCGACCTGGGTGAAGGATCCCCGTGGTTTTACGTTGCTGATCAACGCGCGCTCGGAGACGGTGCTGGAAAAGCCCGCCTTCAAGAACGCGATTCGCAGGCGCCGCGGCCTGATCCCGGCCGACGGTTACTACGAGTGGAAAGCGGTGGACGGCCGCAAGCAGCCGTATTTCATCCACCGCGCCGACGGACAGCCGCTCGGTTTCGCCGCGGTGTTCGAGACATGGGTCGGGCCGAACGGCGAGGAGCTCGACACGGTCGCGATCGTCACGGCGGCGGCGAGCGAGGATCTCGCCGCGCTACATGACCGCGTGCCGGTGACGATTTCGCCGAAGGATTTCGAACGCTGGCTCGATTGTCGCGGCGACGAGGTCGACGCGATTCTGTCGCTGATGACAGCCCCGCGGATCGGCGAGTTCGCCTGGCACCCGGTTTCCACCCGCGTCAACCGCGTCGCCAATGACGATTCGCAGCTTTTGCTGCCGATCAGCGCCGAGGAGATGGAGGCGGAAGCGCCGAAGAAGAAGGTGGCGCGAAAAGCCGTTGGCGCGTCGTCGGATGACGGGTAG
- a CDS encoding NUDIX hydrolase yields MAAQKPTSIPSCRIEADAMQPSHPQLAVSAAIFRDGKVLLVRRARSPAKGFYSLPGGRVEFGESLHQALAREVDEETGLAIEIVGLAGWREVLPSTGGAGHYLIMSFAARWTAREPVLNEELDDFRWLAPDALGGLGDLKLTWGLDEVIQAAARLIGS; encoded by the coding sequence ATGGCGGCGCAGAAGCCGACGTCGATACCATCATGTCGAATTGAGGCCGACGCCATGCAGCCGAGCCATCCCCAGCTCGCGGTCAGCGCCGCGATCTTCCGCGACGGCAAGGTGCTGCTGGTTCGCCGCGCCCGCTCGCCGGCCAAGGGCTTCTATTCGCTGCCGGGCGGCCGTGTCGAGTTCGGCGAATCGCTGCACCAGGCGCTGGCGCGCGAGGTTGACGAGGAAACCGGGCTGGCGATCGAGATCGTGGGTCTCGCCGGCTGGCGCGAGGTGCTGCCGTCCACGGGCGGCGCCGGCCACTACCTGATCATGTCCTTTGCGGCGCGCTGGACGGCCAGGGAGCCGGTTCTGAACGAGGAGCTGGACGATTTCCGCTGGCTCGCTCCCGACGCGCTGGGCGGCCTTGGCGACCTCAAGCTCACCTGGGGGCTGGACGAAGTCATCCAGGCCGCAGCGCGCCTGATCGGGTCCTGA
- a CDS encoding TIGR02301 family protein, whose amino-acid sequence MSKRFPAILALILACVVLPARAQDVAAPFDGDLQRLAEILGGLHYLRGICGANEGNKWRNEMQALIDAETPSGERRTRMIAGFNRGYNGFQQTYRSCTPAATVAIRRYIEEGSKISRDLTARYAN is encoded by the coding sequence ATGTCCAAGCGATTTCCGGCCATTTTGGCCCTGATTCTTGCCTGCGTCGTCCTGCCCGCCCGGGCCCAGGACGTGGCTGCGCCGTTCGACGGCGACTTGCAGCGGCTGGCGGAAATCCTCGGCGGCCTGCACTACCTGCGCGGCATCTGCGGGGCCAATGAAGGCAACAAATGGCGCAACGAGATGCAGGCGCTGATCGACGCCGAAACCCCCTCCGGCGAGCGCCGCACGCGTATGATCGCCGGCTTCAACCGCGGCTATAACGGTTTTCAGCAGACCTACCGGAGCTGCACGCCGGCCGCGACGGTAGCGATCCGCCGCTACATCGAGGAAGGGTCGAAAATCTCCCGCGACCTCACGGCGCGTTACGCGAACTGA
- a CDS encoding cupredoxin family copper-binding protein encodes MSGRLLAMTAILLASMLVPARAASVQISMENLEISPADVSAKVGDTVEWTNKDVFAHTATARNGDFDVNLPAKKSATFVLKKAGMVEYYCRYHPNMKATLSVEP; translated from the coding sequence ATGTCGGGACGGCTGTTGGCGATGACCGCAATCCTGCTCGCGTCGATGCTGGTCCCGGCGCGCGCCGCATCGGTGCAGATATCAATGGAGAATCTCGAGATATCGCCGGCTGACGTCTCGGCGAAGGTCGGCGACACCGTCGAGTGGACCAACAAGGACGTGTTTGCCCACACTGCGACGGCGAGGAACGGCGATTTCGACGTGAACCTGCCGGCGAAGAAGTCGGCGACGTTCGTGCTGAAGAAGGCGGGGATGGTGGAGTACTATTGCCGCTATCATCCGAACATGAAAGCGACGCTCAGCGTAGAGCCGTGA
- a CDS encoding DUF4142 domain-containing protein → MFIRCSAAIATIALLISPALAQGAKPTDPQIAHIAYTAGAIDINAAKQAMKKANNKDVKAFAQDMVRDHEAVNKQALALVKKLNVTPEDNDTSRTLSKQASDKLAELDKLSGAAFDKAYVENEVAYHKAVNGALETQLIPSANNAELKGLLQTGLKIFQGHQQHAEHVAAELK, encoded by the coding sequence ATGTTCATTCGATGCAGCGCGGCGATCGCCACGATCGCCCTTCTGATCAGCCCTGCGCTGGCGCAAGGCGCAAAGCCCACTGATCCGCAGATCGCCCATATCGCCTACACCGCGGGCGCGATCGACATCAATGCCGCTAAGCAGGCGATGAAGAAGGCGAACAACAAGGACGTCAAAGCGTTCGCGCAGGACATGGTGCGCGACCACGAGGCGGTGAACAAGCAGGCGCTCGCGCTGGTCAAGAAGCTGAACGTCACGCCGGAGGACAACGACACCAGCCGCACGCTGTCGAAGCAGGCGAGCGACAAGCTCGCCGAGCTCGATAAGCTCAGCGGCGCGGCCTTCGACAAGGCCTATGTCGAGAACGAGGTCGCCTATCACAAGGCGGTCAACGGCGCGCTCGAGACCCAGCTCATTCCGTCGGCGAACAATGCGGAGCTGAAGGGCCTGCTGCAAACGGGCTTGAAGATTTTTCAGGGTCATCAGCAGCACGCCGAGCACGTCGCGGCCGAGCTGAAATAG
- a CDS encoding RNA polymerase sigma factor, with amino-acid sequence MSGKAGDEPVTAIRRTAISEAAGLAEAELVERARARDEAALRAIMQANNRRLYRLARGILRSDSEAEDVVQETYVRAFTHLDGFRGESGLSTWLSRIAINEALGRVRSRKVHVELGALPEAALEAQIIQFPVSSTAGDPEKSMAQREIQRVVEHAVDELPDVFRMVFIARVMEGMTIEETAELLGVKPETVKTRLHRARTMLRENVEKKIGPVVMDAFPFAGQRCEHLTEIVLKRLGVGA; translated from the coding sequence ATGTCCGGAAAAGCTGGAGACGAGCCCGTGACCGCCATCCGCCGCACTGCAATATCGGAAGCCGCAGGTCTGGCCGAGGCCGAGCTGGTCGAGCGCGCGCGGGCCCGCGACGAGGCGGCGCTGCGCGCGATCATGCAGGCCAACAATCGCAGGCTCTATCGGCTGGCGCGCGGCATCCTGCGCAGCGACAGCGAGGCCGAGGATGTGGTGCAGGAGACCTATGTTCGGGCGTTCACGCATCTCGACGGCTTTCGCGGCGAGTCCGGCCTGTCGACCTGGCTGTCGCGCATCGCCATCAACGAGGCGCTCGGCCGGGTGAGAAGCCGGAAGGTGCATGTCGAGCTCGGCGCGCTGCCCGAAGCAGCGCTCGAAGCCCAGATCATCCAGTTCCCCGTGTCCTCCACCGCAGGCGATCCGGAAAAATCCATGGCCCAACGTGAAATCCAGCGCGTCGTCGAGCACGCAGTCGATGAACTGCCCGACGTCTTCCGCATGGTCTTCATCGCGCGCGTGATGGAGGGCATGACCATCGAGGAGACCGCGGAATTGCTCGGCGTCAAGCCTGAAACCGTGAAGACGCGGCTGCACCGCGCCCGCACGATGCTGCGGGAGAATGTCGAGAAGAAGATCGGACCGGTGGTGATGGATGCGTTCCCGTTCGCCGGCCAGCGCTGCGAGCACCTGACCGAGATCGTGCTGAAGCGGCTCGGCGTCGGCGCGTAA
- a CDS encoding dihydroorotase, with amino-acid sequence MTQRFDVILKSGTVVNQDGEGVRDIGIKDGRIAEIGSLAQGAAAEVIDCKGLHILPGVIDTQVHFREPGLTHKEDLETGSRSAVMGGVTAVFEMPNTSPLTVTEADFTDKVKRGHHRMHCDFAFFIGGTRENVQDLPHLERAPGCAGVKVFIGSSAGALLVEDDDSLRRIFQVIRRRASFHAEDEYRLNERKSLRIEGDARSHPVWRDEAAALLATQRLVKLARETGRRIHVLHISTKEEIEFLRDHKDVASCEATPHHLTMAAPECYERLGTLAQMNPPVRSADHRAGIWRGIEQGIVDILGSDHAPHTLEEKQKTYPASPSGMTGVQTLVPLMLDHVNAGRLSLTRLVDLTSAGPARLFNIACKGRIAAGYDADFTIVDLKRSETITNKWIASKAAWTPYDGVRVTGWPVGTFVRGKRVMWQGELAAPSQGEPVRFLETLKQ; translated from the coding sequence ATGACCCAGCGTTTTGACGTGATCCTGAAATCCGGCACGGTGGTCAATCAGGACGGCGAGGGCGTCCGCGACATCGGCATCAAGGATGGCCGCATCGCGGAGATCGGTTCGCTCGCGCAAGGCGCGGCGGCGGAGGTGATCGACTGCAAGGGCCTGCACATCCTGCCCGGCGTCATCGACACGCAGGTGCATTTCCGCGAGCCCGGCCTGACGCACAAGGAAGATCTCGAGACCGGTTCGCGCAGCGCCGTGATGGGCGGCGTCACCGCCGTGTTCGAGATGCCGAACACCTCGCCGCTCACGGTGACGGAAGCCGATTTCACCGACAAGGTGAAGCGCGGCCATCACCGCATGCATTGCGATTTCGCCTTCTTCATCGGCGGTACGCGCGAGAACGTGCAGGATCTGCCGCATCTCGAGCGCGCGCCGGGCTGCGCTGGCGTCAAGGTGTTCATCGGCTCCTCGGCCGGCGCGCTGCTGGTGGAGGACGACGACAGCCTGCGCCGCATCTTCCAGGTGATCCGCCGCCGCGCCTCGTTCCACGCGGAGGACGAATATCGCCTCAACGAGCGCAAGTCGTTGCGCATCGAGGGCGATGCGCGCTCGCACCCTGTTTGGCGCGACGAGGCCGCGGCGCTGCTGGCGACGCAGCGCCTCGTGAAGCTCGCGCGCGAGACGGGCAGGCGCATTCACGTGCTACACATCTCGACCAAGGAAGAGATCGAGTTTTTGCGCGACCACAAGGATGTCGCCTCCTGCGAGGCGACGCCGCATCACCTCACCATGGCCGCGCCTGAATGCTATGAGCGGCTCGGCACGCTCGCGCAGATGAATCCGCCGGTGCGCTCGGCCGATCACCGCGCCGGCATCTGGCGCGGCATCGAGCAGGGCATCGTCGACATCCTCGGCTCCGACCATGCGCCACATACGCTGGAGGAGAAGCAGAAGACCTATCCGGCCTCGCCCTCGGGCATGACCGGCGTGCAGACGCTGGTGCCCTTGATGCTCGATCACGTCAATGCCGGCCGGCTGTCGCTCACCCGCTTGGTCGATCTCACCAGCGCCGGCCCCGCGCGTCTGTTCAACATCGCCTGCAAGGGCCGCATCGCGGCAGGCTATGATGCGGACTTTACCATCGTGGACCTGAAGCGCAGCGAGACCATCACCAACAAATGGATCGCCTCGAAAGCTGCTTGGACGCCTTACGACGGCGTACGCGTCACGGGCTGGCCGGTCGGCACCTTCGTCCGCGGCAAGCGTGTGATGTGGCAAGGCGAGCTCGCGGCGCCGTCACAGGGCGAGCCGGTCCGGTTTCTGGAGACGCTGAAGCAGTAG
- a CDS encoding folate-binding protein YgfZ gives MKAAFLPDRGVVKVAGEDAQSFLNGLFTTDIGRLKPGLGRFGALLTPQGKIIVDFLITEAPAGHGGGFLIDCPKALAETLATKLKFYKLRAKVTVENLSDDLGVLAGWDGKPAAQPDLAFTDPRDERLGLRILVPAELKEKLAALIGAELVDASEYDAHRIALGVPRGGLDFMYGDAFPHETNMDRLAGVDFDKGCYVGQEVVSRMQHRGTARTRSVKVLLDGPSPEAGATILAGDKPVGTIGSTAQGKGIALVRIDRVADALDAGQTLTAGGLNVRLAEPDVVRIPAKQPVA, from the coding sequence ATGAAAGCAGCGTTTCTCCCCGATCGGGGCGTGGTCAAGGTCGCAGGCGAGGATGCGCAGAGCTTCCTCAACGGCCTGTTCACCACGGATATCGGCAGGCTCAAGCCCGGGCTCGGCCGATTCGGCGCGCTGTTGACGCCGCAGGGCAAGATCATCGTGGATTTCCTGATCACGGAGGCACCCGCCGGCCATGGCGGCGGCTTCCTGATCGACTGCCCGAAGGCGCTCGCGGAAACCCTCGCCACCAAGCTGAAGTTCTACAAGCTGCGCGCCAAGGTCACCGTGGAAAATCTCTCCGACGACCTCGGCGTGCTCGCAGGCTGGGACGGCAAGCCTGCCGCCCAGCCGGACCTTGCTTTCACCGACCCGCGCGACGAGCGGCTCGGGTTGCGCATCCTGGTCCCCGCGGAACTCAAGGAGAAGCTGGCCGCGCTGATCGGCGCCGAGCTCGTCGATGCGTCCGAATATGACGCGCATCGCATTGCGCTCGGCGTGCCGCGCGGCGGGCTCGACTTCATGTATGGCGATGCGTTCCCGCACGAGACCAACATGGATCGCCTTGCAGGCGTCGATTTCGACAAGGGCTGCTATGTCGGCCAGGAGGTGGTCTCGCGCATGCAGCATCGCGGCACTGCGCGCACGCGCAGCGTCAAGGTGCTGCTCGACGGCCCTTCGCCCGAGGCGGGCGCGACCATCCTCGCCGGCGACAAGCCGGTCGGCACCATCGGCTCGACGGCGCAGGGCAAGGGCATTGCGCTGGTGCGCATCGATCGTGTCGCCGACGCGCTCGATGCCGGACAGACGCTCACCGCCGGCGGGCTCAATGTGAGGCTCGCGGAACCCGATGTGGTCCGCATTCCAGCGAAACAGCCCGTCGCATGA
- a CDS encoding DNA-3-methyladenine glycosylase I, with translation MSRAPRLHADGLTRCPWPGEDPLYVAYHDTEWGVPEYDDRALYEKLILDGFQAGLSWITILRKRDNFRKAFDDFQPEKIARYNAKKVHALMNDAGIVRNRAKIDGTILSAKSYLEIMDKGPGFSKLLWDFVDGRPLVNKFKTTASVPASTPLSVQISKELSSRGFKFVGPTIVYAFMQATGMVNDHLVDCHCHATCGKTQRKLRLKVK, from the coding sequence ATGAGCCGCGCCCCTCGCCTGCATGCCGACGGCCTGACGCGTTGCCCCTGGCCCGGCGAAGATCCGCTGTACGTTGCCTATCACGACACCGAATGGGGCGTGCCGGAATATGACGACCGCGCGCTCTATGAGAAGCTGATTCTCGACGGTTTTCAGGCCGGCCTCTCCTGGATCACGATTTTGCGCAAGCGCGACAATTTCCGCAAAGCCTTCGATGATTTCCAACCGGAGAAGATCGCGCGCTACAACGCCAAGAAGGTGCATGCGCTGATGAACGATGCCGGCATCGTGCGCAACCGCGCCAAGATCGACGGCACGATTCTGAGCGCAAAATCCTATCTGGAGATCATGGACAAGGGCCCCGGCTTCTCGAAGCTGCTCTGGGATTTCGTCGACGGCAGGCCTCTGGTCAACAAGTTCAAGACCACCGCGAGCGTGCCTGCCTCGACGCCGCTGTCTGTGCAGATCTCCAAGGAGCTGTCCTCGCGCGGCTTCAAATTCGTCGGCCCCACTATCGTCTATGCCTTCATGCAGGCGACCGGGATGGTCAACGACCATCTCGTCGACTGCCATTGCCACGCGACCTGCGGCAAGACGCAGCGCAAGCTACGCCTCAAAGTCAAATGA
- a CDS encoding HD family hydrolase: MKAGKRAATDLQSRAWQRMLSGRRLDLLDPSPLDVEIADIAHGLARVARWNGQTTGAHIFSVAQHTLLVETVMRHESPRLDQRVRLAALLHDAPEYVIGDMISPFKAVLDGHYKAVEKRLLGAIHIRFGLPAVLPDEITLTIKAADRGAAYLEAIELAGFSDSEARRLFGRDPGLPETVLRDYLTPWTAARAEKRFLERFNAVFS; encoded by the coding sequence ATGAAGGCCGGCAAGCGCGCCGCAACCGATCTGCAGTCCCGCGCCTGGCAGCGCATGCTGTCCGGCCGCCGGCTCGATCTGCTCGACCCCTCGCCGCTCGACGTCGAGATCGCCGACATCGCGCACGGGCTGGCGCGCGTCGCGCGTTGGAACGGTCAGACCACTGGCGCACACATCTTCTCCGTCGCCCAGCATACGTTGCTGGTCGAAACCGTGATGCGCCACGAAAGCCCGCGCCTCGACCAGCGCGTTCGGCTCGCCGCTCTGCTGCACGATGCGCCGGAATACGTCATCGGCGACATGATCTCGCCGTTCAAGGCGGTGCTCGACGGTCACTACAAGGCGGTGGAGAAGCGCCTGCTCGGCGCCATCCACATCCGCTTCGGATTGCCGGCGGTGCTGCCCGACGAGATCACGCTGACCATCAAGGCCGCCGACCGCGGCGCGGCATATCTGGAAGCAATCGAACTCGCCGGCTTCAGCGACAGCGAGGCCAGGCGCCTGTTCGGCCGCGACCCAGGCCTGCCCGAAACCGTACTGCGCGACTACCTGACGCCATGGACGGCCGCCAGGGCCGAGAAGCGGTTTCTGGAGCGGTTCAATGCGGTGTTTTCGTAG
- a CDS encoding tyrosine phosphatase family protein, whose amino-acid sequence MIHVCSLAALPETVRLTGASHVLTVMANVEQVVRPVSVLPANHLKVSMDDITEELDGFVAPSEGHINQVLDFVRGWDRSAPLVVHCYAGISRSTASAFAAACLLNPHRDEVEIAKKIRAASPIASPNRRIVELADRALRRDGRMLRALDEMGPGAMMVESRPFVIELE is encoded by the coding sequence ATGATCCACGTCTGCTCGCTTGCCGCCCTGCCCGAAACCGTTCGTCTCACCGGCGCCAGCCATGTGCTGACCGTGATGGCCAATGTCGAGCAGGTGGTGCGGCCGGTGTCGGTGCTGCCGGCCAATCATCTGAAAGTCTCGATGGATGACATCACCGAGGAGCTGGATGGCTTCGTCGCGCCCTCGGAAGGACATATCAACCAGGTGCTGGACTTCGTCCGCGGCTGGGATCGCAGCGCGCCGCTGGTCGTGCATTGCTATGCCGGCATCAGCCGTTCCACCGCGAGCGCCTTTGCCGCGGCATGCTTGCTCAATCCGCATCGCGACGAGGTCGAGATCGCGAAGAAGATCCGCGCTGCCTCCCCGATTGCCTCGCCCAACCGCCGCATCGTCGAGCTCGCCGATCGCGCGCTCCGCCGCGACGGCCGCATGCTGCGCGCGCTCGACGAGATGGGCCCCGGCGCGATGATGGTGGAGAGCCGTCCGTTCGTGATCGAGCTCGAATGA
- a CDS encoding NAD regulator — protein sequence MSDQLLTPIEIGLTAAIVAIEAHEPLILTARGSDGLAGLPFGPFDALTHRTFEIGLRAWVEAQAGLRLGYVEQLYTFGDRGRHAEAADTGAHMVSIGYLALTRAADNGVRAAGASFEPWYRFFPWEDWREQPPAIIARDIIPALTQWAEEETPETIRALPRRDRVRLNFGLEGAAWDEERVLDRYELLYEAGLIEEARRDGRPAALARKALPALGLSMRFDHRRILATGIARLRAKLKYRPVIFELLPAEFTLTELQHTVEAISGRHLHKQNFRRLVESEALVEPTGVMSTQTGGRPAALYRFRREVLQERPAPGLRVRSRR from the coding sequence ATGAGCGACCAGCTGCTGACGCCGATCGAGATCGGCCTGACTGCCGCGATCGTCGCGATCGAGGCCCATGAGCCGCTGATCCTCACCGCGCGCGGCAGCGATGGCCTGGCCGGCCTGCCCTTCGGTCCGTTCGATGCGCTGACGCATCGCACCTTCGAGATCGGCCTGCGCGCCTGGGTCGAAGCGCAGGCGGGCTTAAGGCTCGGCTATGTTGAGCAGCTCTACACTTTTGGCGATCGCGGCCGGCATGCGGAAGCCGCCGACACCGGCGCACATATGGTGTCGATCGGCTATCTCGCGCTGACCCGCGCCGCCGACAACGGCGTGCGCGCGGCCGGCGCGTCGTTCGAGCCGTGGTATCGCTTCTTCCCCTGGGAAGACTGGCGCGAGCAGCCGCCGGCGATCATCGCCCGCGATATCATTCCGGCACTGACGCAGTGGGCCGAGGAGGAGACACCGGAGACGATCCGTGCGCTGCCGCGCAGGGATCGCGTGCGGCTCAATTTCGGCCTCGAGGGCGCAGCCTGGGACGAGGAGCGCGTGCTCGACCGTTACGAGTTGCTCTACGAGGCCGGGCTGATCGAGGAGGCGCGGCGCGACGGCCGTCCTGCGGCATTAGCGCGCAAGGCACTTCCCGCGCTCGGCCTCTCGATGCGGTTCGATCACCGCCGGATTCTCGCCACCGGGATTGCAAGACTGCGCGCAAAACTGAAGTATCGCCCTGTCATCTTTGAACTTTTGCCCGCCGAGTTCACACTCACGGAATTGCAGCACACGGTGGAGGCAATCTCCGGCCGGCACCTGCACAAGCAGAATTTCCGTCGTCTGGTGGAAAGCGAGGCTCTGGTCGAACCGACCGGCGTGATGTCGACACAGACCGGCGGGCGGCCGGCAGCACTGTATCGCTTCCGCCGCGAAGTGCTCCAGGAGCGGCCGGCACCCGGCTTGCGCGTCCGCTCCCGGCGCTAG